A window of the Xiashengella succiniciproducens genome harbors these coding sequences:
- a CDS encoding SiaB family protein kinase: MGFDIDKWYLRKLQGEIIVRYMGDITPDKITEILEVIESNLNLKKVNNQTRKKVYNVFVECIQNLFHHVDVPPDNTIKAGQRFGVIILARDNYFYRVSTGNFIHFSKVNTIRDRIDQINSLSDEELRSLYREILGNEGISFKGGGGLGMLDMVRKTGNKLEYSIYPHDKDFVFFAIDVYIS, translated from the coding sequence ATGGGATTCGACATCGATAAATGGTATCTGCGAAAGCTGCAAGGTGAGATAATAGTGAGATACATGGGGGACATTACTCCGGATAAGATCACTGAAATTCTCGAAGTAATCGAGTCGAATCTTAATCTTAAAAAAGTAAATAATCAAACCAGGAAAAAGGTATACAATGTATTTGTCGAGTGCATTCAAAACCTTTTCCATCATGTTGACGTACCTCCGGATAATACAATTAAGGCAGGTCAACGTTTTGGTGTGATTATTCTTGCCAGGGATAATTATTTTTATCGTGTATCGACCGGGAATTTTATCCATTTTTCTAAGGTCAATACTATCCGCGACAGGATAGACCAAATCAACTCACTGTCGGACGAAGAATTGAGAAGTCTGTACAGGGAAATACTTGGAAATGAGGGGATATCTTTTAAGGGCGGAGGTGGCCTGGGAATGCTTGATATGGTACGAAAGACCGGGAATAAACTTGAGTACTCGATATATCCGCATGACAAGGACTTTGTTTTTTTCGCTATTGATGTCTATATTAGTTAA
- a CDS encoding AAA family ATPase, with translation MKRIVITGPEASGKTTLTEKLAAHYRCPGITEYARDYVYRLKRPYTFEDVETIARRQLFVFRNIERYSHERASIAIFDTFLIITKLWFEEVYFCCPQWIDRALWENKPDIVLLCKPDLPWIDDGVRENGHRREYFFDRYRKELEYYGIRYSIIEGQGSDRIFNAQKAIDQLN, from the coding sequence AAAGAATAGTCATTACAGGACCTGAGGCATCAGGCAAGACAACACTTACTGAAAAGCTGGCAGCACACTACAGATGCCCGGGAATAACGGAGTATGCAAGAGATTATGTATACAGACTAAAAAGACCCTATACTTTTGAAGACGTTGAAACAATTGCCAGAAGGCAATTGTTTGTTTTTCGAAATATAGAGAGATATAGCCACGAAAGAGCTTCGATTGCTATTTTTGATACTTTTCTTATTATTACCAAGCTATGGTTTGAAGAAGTGTATTTCTGTTGTCCTCAATGGATAGACAGAGCCCTATGGGAAAACAAACCTGATATAGTATTGCTGTGTAAACCAGACCTGCCATGGATAGATGATGGAGTAAGGGAAAACGGACACAGGAGGGAATACTTCTTCGACAGGTATAGAAAGGAGCTTGAATACTATGGCATAAGATACAGTATTATTGAAGGGCAGGGGAGCGATAGAATATTTAATGCACAGAAAGCAATAGATCAACTAAACTGA
- a CDS encoding DUF1987 domain-containing protein translates to METIIREGTPKTPYVKLDGEKGLIEIKGRSIPENSVEFYKPLIDWLDKYGNVPLEVTNVNIQLEYFNTSSSKCILDIFKKLELIYKKGSKVQINWYYEEDDEDMFEAGEDYQSIIDIPFSMIEMED, encoded by the coding sequence ATGGAAACAATTATTCGTGAAGGGACCCCAAAAACGCCTTACGTCAAATTAGACGGTGAGAAGGGATTGATCGAAATCAAAGGTCGTTCAATTCCTGAAAATTCTGTAGAGTTTTACAAGCCTCTGATTGACTGGTTAGACAAATATGGTAATGTTCCTTTAGAGGTTACTAACGTGAATATCCAACTGGAATACTTTAATACCAGCTCATCTAAATGTATACTAGACATTTTTAAGAAGCTCGAATTAATATATAAGAAGGGTAGCAAGGTTCAGATTAACTGGTATTATGAGGAGGATGATGAGGATATGTTTGAAGCCGGAGAAGATTACCAGTCTATTATAGACATTCCATTCTCTATGATAGAGATGGAGGACTAG
- the epsC gene encoding serine O-acetyltransferase EpsC, which produces MSKFEYPQEIKRTIEALSKAESFKAVWHRQNPDQPMPSVAEMRALVDLMREILFPGYFGSSSTRPDSVKYYIGVNVERLYDKLRHQIYAGLCFGCGDPDSMDSDKAKARAAELSVKFIEQLPEIRQVLATDVEAAFLGDPAAQSREEVIFCYPAIRAITNYRIAHALYELKVPLLPRIITEMAHSETGIDIHPRARIGHSFTIDHGTGVVIGATSIIGNNVKIYQGVTLGAKSFPLDEQGNPIKGIERHPIVEDNVIIYAQATILGRITIGANSVIGGNVWITSDVAPNSKVVQERYRFGGFVWGDGI; this is translated from the coding sequence ATGAGCAAATTCGAGTATCCCCAAGAGATTAAAAGGACTATCGAAGCTTTGTCAAAAGCTGAATCATTCAAGGCCGTGTGGCATAGACAGAACCCGGATCAGCCAATGCCATCAGTTGCTGAGATGAGGGCCTTAGTAGACTTGATGCGGGAGATTTTGTTTCCGGGTTATTTCGGCAGTTCATCGACAAGGCCAGATAGTGTAAAGTACTATATAGGTGTTAATGTTGAGAGGCTTTATGACAAGCTAAGACATCAGATATATGCCGGACTATGTTTTGGATGTGGAGATCCGGACAGTATGGATTCAGACAAGGCAAAGGCCAGGGCTGCAGAACTCAGTGTGAAGTTTATCGAGCAACTTCCTGAGATTCGTCAGGTACTTGCAACAGATGTAGAAGCAGCCTTCCTTGGCGATCCGGCTGCACAAAGCAGGGAAGAAGTGATCTTCTGCTATCCAGCGATCAGGGCTATTACCAATTACAGAATAGCACATGCGTTGTATGAGTTGAAAGTTCCCTTGCTGCCCAGGATTATCACTGAGATGGCACATTCTGAAACTGGTATTGATATCCATCCGAGAGCAAGGATTGGTCACAGTTTTACTATCGATCACGGAACTGGAGTAGTAATTGGAGCGACCTCTATTATAGGCAACAATGTTAAGATATACCAGGGGGTTACCCTTGGAGCAAAGAGCTTTCCACTGGATGAGCAGGGCAACCCAATAAAAGGTATTGAACGTCACCCGATAGTAGAGGATAATGTAATAATCTATGCTCAGGCTACAATCCTTGGAAGAATTACTATTGGTGCAAATTCAGTTATTGGGGGTAATGTATGGATTACATCAGATGTTGCGCCCAACAGTAAGGTTGTACAGGAAAGATATCGTTTTGGAGGATTTGTCTGGGGGGATGGCATTTAG